In Armatimonadota bacterium, the genomic stretch GGTCGATTAGATCCGAACATCGACCATCGCCGGGTGCCGAACATGGTCGCCTTCTTCCGGCGCAAGGGCGCTTCGCTTCCCGTTGGAAAGGACTGGCGAACTGGGGACGTGGTTTGGTGGAAGCTCGAAAGCGGCCTGAATCATGTCGGCTTGGTCACCGACCGCAGAGGCTCCTCCGGAAACTTAATGGTCATCCACAACCTCAGCAAGCCCAAAGAAGAGGACTGCCTACTGAGTTGGAAGGTTTGCGGTCACTATCGGTGGTGACCCAGAACTGGTGGCGAGTAGACGGAGCTGCTTTCATCTCCCGAAAGACTTGACGACGCACCTGCCGAGCTCAAAAAAACACTGAACTCCTGTCTAAACTTTGCGTTTCGACGGGTTAGCGGAGTTTTTTGAAATGAAAATTGCTCGACACCTACTCGTTTTTTCTCTCGTTGTTGTCACCTCGTTGGCACTCGCCCAAGGCGGAGGCGGCCAAGGCCGTGGCCAGGGACGCGGCGGCTTCGGCCAGGGCCGAGGCGGACAGATGTCCCAGCTCTCGCTCTTGATGATGCCCGCCGTCCGCAAGGACCTCGACCTCTCAGAAGAGCAAATTACCAAGGTTGAAGCTCTCCAGCCTAAGCGCGGGCAGGGCGGCGCGGGCGGCGGTCAACGCGGCCAAGGCGGAGCGGGGCAGGGACAAGGTGGCGGACAGCGACAGGGTGGAGGCGGTCAGGGCGGACAGCTCACCGATGAGCAACGCGCGGCCATGCAAGAAGCAGCGAAGAAGAGAGCCGAAGAGCAGAAAGCTGCCATAGCGGCAATCCTGAGCCCAGCCCAGGTCACCCGACTCAGCGAGATCGGCTACCAAATCCAAGGCAACATGGCAATCCTCTCAGCCGATACTCAAAAGGCACTTGGACTTGACGAAAAGCAAATCGCGTCGATCAAAGAGTTGCAAACAAAACAACAAGAAGCGATGCAGGCTTTGATGGAGAAAGCCCGCAACCAGGAGCTGACCATGGAAGAGCTTCAGGAAAAGCGGACCAAAAATACCGACATCATGAAGGCTGAACTTGGCAAGATTCTCAAAGCCGACCAAGCCGCTAAGCTGAAGGCCATGGGCGGCACCAAGCCGTTCGTCGCTGATCCAGCCTAAGCGAGGTCAACAAAAGAAAGGAGCTGGAGATTCAAGTTCTCCAGCTCCTTTCTCTTTCCGGGTCGCACCTGCTAAACGTTGAAAAGGAATTCCATCACGTCGCCTTCCTGAACGACGTAAGCCTTCCCTTCCGCCCGTAGCACGCCCTTGTCTCGGGCGACTGACTTCGAACCACACTCGACCATGTCGCCGTAAGCAATCGTCTCGGCCCTGATGAACCCTCGCTCAAAATCAGAGTGGATCACACCCGCCGCTTGAGGAGCAGTCATGCCTTTGGTGATCGTCCAAGCCCGAGTTTCCTTCGGGCCGCAGGTGA encodes the following:
- a CDS encoding DUF1287 domain-containing protein is translated as MKLVASARDQLTWGTVYDARYMPLNYPGGDVARDRGVCTDVVIRAYRTVGLDLQKLIHEDKQKAPSGYPSGRLDPNIDHRRVPNMVAFFRRKGASLPVGKDWRTGDVVWWKLESGLNHVGLVTDRRGSSGNLMVIHNLSKPKEEDCLLSWKVCGHYRW